Genomic DNA from Bacteroides zhangwenhongii:
TACCAATACTGCTTTCAAAATCGTATTTTCACCCGAATCTGCTCAAGATTTCGACTTAAGTATGTGTAATTTCAGATTTGTTCATAAGTAAAAATAAAAAGGGAACGCCTTTGTTTCGGCGTTCCCTCACCAACAAAAATGATTCGATTTATGCTAAAAGATTTATTTTCATTAGTTACAATTGTAGCACTTCTATTTTCATCCTGTTCTAAATCAGAAGAAGAAGAAAATGGTGATGACCCCCAACCCACCAAACAGACGGCTTATTTCGGAGTGAATCTGTCAGGAGCTGAATTTGGAAATGTATATCCGGGGGTAGATGGTACACACTATGGTTATCCAACAGAAAAAGACCTGGACTATTTCAAAGCCAAAGGCCTCTATTTGGTACGTTTTCCATTCCGTTGGGAACGCATACAACCCACAATGAATGGAGAACTAAATGCAACAGAGTTGGCAAAAATGAAAAAATTCGTCAAAGCTGCTGAAGATAGAAACATGCAGATACTCTTGGATATGCATAACTTTGGAAGATATTGCGTATATTGCGACGGACAAAGTTCGCAAAACAATCAGTATGCAATCATCGGTAATGCACGGTGCACTGTTGATAATTTCTGCGACGTATGGGAAAAACTGGCAAAAGAGTTTAAGGATTACAAGAATATCTGGGGATATGATATAATGAATGAACCTTATGAGATGCTCGCATCAACTCCATGGGTGAACATAGCCCAAGCCTGCATTAACGCTATCCGTACAGTAGATACTAAAACAACCATCATTGTCAGTGGAGATGAATTCAGCTCCGCCAGACGATGGAAGGAATGTAGCGACAACCTGAAAACTCTGACAGACCCAAGTAACAACCTGATATTCCAGGCTCATATCTATTTCGATTCGGATTCTTCCGGAAACTATGATAAAGGATATGATGAAGATGGAGCAACCATTCAAACAGGAGTAGCACGTTTGAAACCTTTCGTTGACTGGTTGAAAGAAAACAACAAACGCGGATTTGTCGGAGAATATGGAGTACCTGATACCGATGGCCGATGGTTAGATATTCTTGACTCAGCCCTCAAATATCTACAAGAAAATGGAGTGAACGGAACTTATTGGTCCGCCGGTCCGCGATGGGGCGATTATCCCTTATCTGTCCAACCGACCAACAATTACACTCAGGATCGTCCGCAACTGAATACGCTCCTGAAATATAAAAGTACGCAACAATAACCAGATTTAAATACTGTCCATGAGAACCCGATTCATCACTATCATCACTTTACTTCTATCTACACCAATGGTTATCGCACAGAAATCCATGGATGAGATAGACAGGAAAAGCTTTGCAGCAAAGCCTTCTCCCATAGAGGTAAAAGGTACACAGATGACTGAAACAGGTAATATTCCTCCAGTTGGAAATATACCTGCGGAGTTCTCTTTGGACGGAATCTGGCAACTGGCGGAAGGAGGAACAGAAAAAGAACGCTTGCATACCTCCTGGACAGATCAAATACCTGCCCGTGTACCGGGAAGTATTCATACCGCACTGGTAGAAAATAAAATCATACCCGATCCATACATCGGTCAAAATGATTCTATAGCGGAAAAACAATCTTATAAAACATGGTGGATGAAGCGGGAGTTCGAACTAAACTCCCCTTTATCTCACAGCATATTATCTTTTGGCGGAATTGCCAATAAATGTACTATATGGCTCAACGGAAAACTCCTAGGAACACACGAAGGAATGTTCGGAGGACCTGATTTCTCAATAGGTAAATATTTAAAGAACAAAAATACGCTCATAGTAAAACTTGAAGCCATTCCTCAAATGTTTTTAGGGAACTGGCCGCCCAACGCAAATGAAAGTTGGAAATATACAGTCGTGTTCAATTGCGTTTACGGATGGCATTATGCACAAATTCCGTCATTGGGAATCTGGCGAAGTGTCCAACTAAAAGAACAAGCCGCCGTAGATATAGACTCACCTTTCGTCGCCACTCGTTCACTCGATGGTCAAATGCGTCTGACGTTTGATTTACACGAACAATCATCTCCATTAAAAGGAGTATTATATGCTGAAGTATCTCCCAAAAACTTCAAAGGAATAAAACAATATTATCGTTTTGACATTAACAGCCGACGTAAACAAGAAACCTTGTCTTTGGACTTTCAAATCAAGGATCCACACCTTTGGTGGCCTAATGACAGAGGAGAACAAGCTCTATATGATCTTAATCTCCGTTTCATTCCACAAAAAGGAAAAACAGCTCATGTAAAAACATCATTCGGCATCCGGACGATTGAGATGAGGCCATTAACCGATGGTGCTAAAGAAGATTATTATAACTGGACATTTGTCATCAACGGGAAACCGATGTTTATAAAAGGAACAGGTTGGTGTACCATGGATGCATTAATGGACTTTTCAAGAAATAAATATGAGCATTTACTTCAGATAGCCAAAAGCCAGCACATACAAATGCTAAGAGCTTGGGGAGGAGGAATGCCCGAGACGGATGACTTCTACGAATTATGCGACAGATACGGAATACTGGTTATGCAAGAATGGCCAACAGCCTGGAATAGCCATAACACGCAGCCGTACTCTCTTTTAAAAGAGACGGTAGAAAGAAATACCAAACGACTCAGAAACCACCCTTCTCTTGTGATGTGGGGAGCAGGAAATGAATCGGACAAGCCATTCGGCCCTGCCATTGACATGATGGGACGACTAAGCATCGAACTCGACGGAACTCGTCCTTTCCATCGCGGGGAAGCTTGGGGAGGCAGCCAACACAATTATAACTGCTGGTGGGATAATGCCCACCTCAATCATAATTTGAATATGACCGCTCCTTTTTGGGGAGAATTTGGGATAGCATCATTGCCTCACATTGAGACAGTACACAAATATTTAGATGGGGAGAAAGAGGTGTGGCCTCCCCGAAGGAGCGGTAACTTCACACACCACACTCCTATCTTCGGAACAATGGGAGAAATGGGAAAGCTCGTTCAATACTCCGGTTATTTTATGCCGAAAGATTCGCTGGCTTCTTTCATTCTCGGATCACAATTAGCACAAGTAGTGGGAGTGAGACATACACTAGAACGGGCACGTACATTATGGCCTCATACTACGGGAGCACTTTATTATAAGATGAACGACAATTATCCCGGCGTCTCGTGGTCGTGCGTAGATTATTACGGCATCATTAAACCCATTCATTATTTTGTGCAAAAATCTTTTGCTCCGCTAGCGGCAGTTATGTTATTTGACCGTAGCAATCTCTCCAGCCAGGAAGTCAGCCTTCCTGTTTATCTGCTCGATGATTGCCAAGAACTGGACAAAAAACCTTATCAAGTGAAGGTATCTATATACAATGATCAACTAGACACTGTCGCCAACCATACGTTTAATGGCACCGGAGATGAGAATGTTGTAAAAAAACTAGGAGAAATCTATTTAAACAGAGAGCAAACCAAATCTACCATGTTGTTCTTTGTATTGGATATAGTGAAAAATAACCGGAGTATCTACCGGAATTACTACTTCACCAATTATGAAGTGCGCCCGGGCTCCATCTTATCAATGCCCCAGACAACCATAAAGACGGAACGTAGGGGCAATGCAGTGATTCTGACAAATACAGGAAAATATCCTGCCATCGGAGTACACATAGAAGTACCGGAGAAGATGGATCAACTCATCGTTTCGGAGAACTATATATGGCTTAATCCACAGGAATCAAAAAAATTAAAAATAAACTTGGAATCTCCAGTGATTGTAAAAGGCTGGAACCTCCAATAACCCTATTAAACAGAACATTATGAAAAAAGTTTTTATTTCGGCTTTTCTACTACTAAGCTTACTTACTCTAAATGGATGTAAAAGCAATCAACCTCCAGTAAAAGAGACTGGTGAACCTTATGGTGTCAACCTCGCATGTGCCGACTTCGGTTCATCTTTTCCCGGAGAATATAATAAAGACTATACTTATCCGACAGATCAGGACCTCGAATATTGGCACAAAAAAGGTCTGAAACTTGTCAGGTTACCATTTAAATGGGAACGGTTGCAACTGGATCTGAAAGGCCCGCTGAACCAACATGACCTCAATAAAATGAAAGAACTGGTCAGAGCTGCAGAAAAGCGGGATATGGTCGTACTTCTTGATTTGCATAATTATTGTCGCCGTTACATGAATAACGAACACACCCTTATCGGAAGTAACGGATTAACAATAGAAGATCTGGCCTCTTTCTGGCAAGCTATCGCTAAAGAATTCTCGACTTTCAAAAATATATACGGCTACGGGCTGATGAATGAACCACACGATCTGGCTCCCGGAACTAATTGGTTCGACATGGCGCAAGCATCCATCAATGCCATTCGACAGGTCGATACCAACACCCTTATCATGGTAGGCGGCAATGACTGGTCATCGGCAGAACGCTGGATTGAACAAAGCGATACACTCAAATTCTTAAAAGACCCTGCTAATAATCTCGCTTTTGAAGCGCATGTATATTTTGACAAAGATGCATCCGGTACTTATAAATATTCCTATGAAGAAGAGGGATGTTATCCGGAAAAAGGTATCGACCGGGTAAAACCTTTTGTCGAATGGATCAAACAAAATAATTTCCATGGCTTTATCGGAGAATATGGAATTCCCGACAATGATCCCCGTTGGAATGAAACTCTTGATTTGTTCCTGCACTATTTACAAGAGAACGGAATCAACGGCACCTATTGGGCAGCAGGTCCGTGGTGGGATACCTATTTCATGGCAATCACCCCTAAAGAGGGAAAAGACAGGCCGCAAATGCCCATAGTTGAGAAATATACGCATACTTTAAAGAAATAGAATCATGCTCAAACGACTCTCCATCTGCTACGTTTTATTCATTCTTTGTACGACCTGTGTTTCTGCTCAAGAAGACCGGTGGACAGGAAGTGCCACGAATCTATCAAAAGGCAACTTACGGGTAAATTCGTCCGGTCGCTACCTGGAATACACGGATGGAACTCCTTTTCTTTATCTGGGAGATACAGCTTGGGAACTCATCAGCCGTTTAAACGACAAAGAGACAGAACGATATTTGGAGAATCGCAGAGAAAAGGGATTTACCGTCATACAAACTGTAATTCTGGATGAATTAGACGGCATTAACACCTCCTCCAACGGAGTCCCCCAATTAATCGACGGTAATATCGACCAACCTTCCCCCGAGTATTTCGCCCGTGTAGACAAAGTAATTTCTCTGGCTGCGACCAAAGGTTTATATATAGCATTGCTGCCAACCTGGGGCGATAAAGTAGACAAACAATGGGGAAAAGGACCGGAAATCTTCACCCCGGAGAATGCGTATAGATATGGCAAGTGGTTGGGAGAACGCTATATGAATATGCCCAACCTGATATGGATAATAGGAGGTGACCGGAGTGGAGGCGGAAAAAACCGATCCATCTGGAACGCATTGGCAACCGGCATTAAAAGTATAGACCAAAATCATTTGATGACCTATCATCCGCAGGGTGAACACTCATCCTCATACTGGTTTCACGACGCTCCATGGTTGGACTTCAATATGTGTCAGTCCGGACATGCTCAACAGGATTTCGCCATCTATCAACGCATACTTCTACCCGACTTAAATAGGAAGCCACACAAACCATGTATGGATGGAGAACCCCGATATGAGAATATTCCGATCAATTTTAAAAAAGAGAACGGAAGATTCGGAGAGGATGACGTCCGCCATACACTCTACCAAAGCATGTTCAGTGGAGCCTGTGGCTATACATATGGTTGTAATGATATATGGCAAATGTTTGACACCGGACGCGAATCTAAATGTGATGCCGATACTCCATGGCATCAGGCTATGGACAAACAAGGAGCATGGGATTTAATTCACTTTCGCAGATTATGGGAGAAATTTGATTTTACTCAAGGGAAGAGCCAACAAAGCATTTTTGGCAATGCCTCTTTAGAAAAGACAAACTACCCCGTAGCCTTCGGCAACAAAGACTATATACTGGTATATCTTCCGCAAGGTGGGAAAAGAACCATCTATCTGCCTTCCATGAGTAGTCCCAAACGGACTTTAAAATGGATGAATCCCCGTAACGGACAAACCACATTCTACCAGTATACGACAACAGATACGATTTCCATATCCTCGCCTACAGAAGGAAAAGGAAATGACTGGGTTTTAATAATCGAATAACCAACTGATAAAAAATAACTATAGAATATGAAAAGTAACAGATTAGAAGAGCTGACACAGCACTATGAAGCTCTTATCACCCGGAAAAATGAGATATGCAATAACAATAACGGTATATACAGACGTTATCACTATCCTGTGTTAACAGCAGAACATGCACCATTAATCTGGAAGTATGATTTTGATGAGAAACAGAATCCATTCATGGAAGAGCGGATTGGCATCAACGCGGTAATGAATACAGGAGCAATCAAAATCAATCATAAATATTACCTTGTGGCACGTGTCGAGGGAGCAGACCGAAAGTCATTCTTCGCAGTAGCGGAAAGCGACAGCCCGGTAGACGGGTTCCGCTTTTGGGATTATCCGATAGAAATGCCGGAAACAGATGTTCCCGACACCAATATGTACGACATGCGCCTGACCGCACATGAAGACGGATGGATCTACGGCATTTTCTGTGCGGAACGTAAAGATACGAACGCTCCGGCAGGTGATTTATCGTCAGCAGTGGCCGTAGCAGGTATTGCACGAACAAAGGACCTGAAAACATGGCAACGTTTACCGGACCTGAAATCTCCAAGCCAGCAACGAAACGTTGTGCTTCATCCGGAATTCGTTAACGGGAAATACGCTTTATATACCCGCCCCCAGGATGGCTTTATCGACGCTGGTAATGGAGGAGGCATTGGCTGGGCACTCATAGACGACATCTGTCATGCCGAAATAAAAGAAGAAAAGATCATCAATAAACGGTTTTATCATACGATCAAGGAGGTAAAAAACGGAGAAGGGCCACACCCCATAAAAACCCCACAGGGATGGTTACATTTGGCACATGGAGTAAGAGGATGCGCAGCCGGACTACGCTATGTATTATACCTATATATGACTTCCTTAGAAGATCCGACACAGATTATAGCCGAACCTGCAGGTTATTTCATGGCTCCCATAGGAGAAGAAAGAATCGGTGATGTATCGAATGTATTATTCTCAAATGGATGGATTGAAGATGACAACGGAAAAGTTTATATCTATTATGCGTCTTCCGACACCCGTCTTCATGTAGCCGAATCAACAGTAAGCCAGCTTGTAGATTATTGTCTGCACACGCCGGCAGACGGTTTTCGTTCCATAGAATCCGTGAAACAGATCATTACTATGGTAAATCATAATAAGCAATACCTGAAACAATAAACGCACCACCATGGAAAACATAAAACTAAAAGAAAAAATCGGGTATGGATTAGGAGATGCAGCTTCTTCCATGTTCTGGAAGTTATTCACCATGTATCTATTATTCTTCTATACAGACGTGGTAGGTATCTCCTCGGCCGTTGTAGGAACAATGTTTCTCATCACACGTATCTGGGATACTTTCCTTGACCCGTTTGTCGGAATATTAGGTGACCGGACCAGTTCCCGATGGGGAAAATTCCGTCCTTACCTATTATGGGTGGCAATACCATTCGGTATCTGTGGCATACTAACCTTCTCTTCTTTCGGAGATAACATGACCACCAAAATAATATTTGCCTACGCCACATACACTCTTATGATGATGGTATATTCCTTAATCAATGTGCCATACGCATCTCTATTAGGAGTAATGTCTGCCAATCCTCAAGTACGCACAGAGTTTTCCTCCTACCGTATGACATTTGCGTTTGGGGGAAGTATTCTGGTATTATTCCTCATTGAGCCGCTGGTCGATATATTCAGTAAGATGAAAATAACAGAGAGCCTACCCGACATTGCTTTCGGCTGGCAGATGGCCGCAGTCGTATTCGCCATTATGGCCAGCGGCATGTTCCTGTTAACGTTTCTATGGACCAAAGAAAGAGTGCAGCCTATAAAGGAAGAAAAAGGATCACTCAAAGAAGACCTGAAAGATTTAGGAAAAAACAAACCTTGGTGGATACTTTTATGCGCAGGAATCATGGCATTAGTTTTCAATTCTCTCCGTGACGGTTCCGCTGTATTCTATTTTAAATATTATGTAGATGGTTCCGACACATTCTCCTTCTCATTCATGAACAGTGCCATCACACTCATTACTATTTACCTGGTATTAGGACAAGCAGCCAATATTCTCGGAATCATGTTCGTACCATCCCTCACCAAGAGAATCGGTAAAAAGAAAACGTACTTCATGGCTATGGTTTGCGCCACCATTTTAAGTGTGTTATTCTACTTTCTTCCCAAAGATTTTATTTGGGGAATTTTATGCTTACAGATTTTAATAAGTATCTGTGCCGGTATTATCTCCCCCTTGTTATGGTCTATGTATGCAGATATATCGGACTACTCCGAATGGAAAACCGGAAGACGGGCAACCGGCCTGATATTTTCTTCTTCATCCATGTCTCAAAAGTTCGGATGGACTATCGGAGGTGCTTTGACCGGATGGTTACTGGCTTATTTCGGTTTCAAAGCAAACGTGATTCAATCTGATTTTGCCCAAACCGGTATTTGTATGATGATGAGTATTTTCCCGGCCATTGCTACCATGTTATCTGCAATCTTCATTTCACGTTATCCGCTAAATGAAAAAAGATTATATGAGATATCAACGGAACTCGAAGAAAGAAGAAGAAAAAAATAAATTCATCACTAATCAACGAATCAATATGGCTCATATTCCAATTCGGTCCTATTTGTATTTACTACTTGGTACAGCCCTATTCTCATGTACGCCTCAAGAGCTAAAAACGCCATTTGAATTAAAATGTGAGAATATACCCGTTCCTATAGGAGTGGATACTCAAACTCCCAGACTTTCCTGGAAACTTCCGCTGCTAGAGGAAGATAGTATTAACAAAGTTGAAATATGGCTATCAACAGACAGTGCCCAATTATCAGACTGTCAGTCCGTTTATTGGAACAAATCCATCATAGGAGCTCCTATAAGAGCCTCCTATGATGGACAACCATTAGATTCATATACGACTTATTATTGGAAAATAGGCTATCAAACCTCCTCCAAACAGAAAACTACATTTTCCCCCATATCCTCCTTCACAACAGGATGTTTATCAACCAATGACTGGAAAGGGAAATGGATTACTGACGGACATGACATCACATACCGCCCGGCACCCTATTATAGAAAGAGTTTCCAATTAAACAAAACAGTCGAACAGGCCTTACTTACTATTGCATCGGCAGGCCTGCATGAACTTTCTATCAACGGAAAAAGGACAGGAAATCATTTCCTAGACCCTATGTATACACATTTCGACAAACGTATATTATCAGTCACTCATGATGTTACATCATCACTGTCTATGGGTGAGAATGTTATGGGAGTACAGCTAGGGAACGGATGGTATAATCATCAATCCATAGCAGTATGGTTTTTCGACAAGGCTTCATGGAGAAACTGTCCTAGATTCACTGCACAACTGCGTCTGCGTTACACAGACGGCACGACAGAATATCTGGGTACTGACTCAACCTGGCAAACAACTGACAGCCCAATTATTTTCAACAGTATCTATACAGCCGAACATTATGATGCACAAAAAGAATTAACAGGTTGGGACTCACCCGGATTCAACGCTACCGAATGGCATCATGCACAAGAAACCGAATCACCTACGGAAACAATCAAATCACAAGTTATGCATCCGATTCGTGAAACAGCCCGCTATACAGCAACTCAATGTAAAAAAATAAATGACAGCTGCTACGTCTACCATTTCCCCAAAAACATTGCAGGTGTCACCAAACTAAATGTGAAAGGGAAAAAAGGAACAATATTGCGCCTGAAACATGGAGAACTTTTAGAC
This window encodes:
- a CDS encoding glycoside hydrolase family 5 protein produces the protein MLKDLFSLVTIVALLFSSCSKSEEEENGDDPQPTKQTAYFGVNLSGAEFGNVYPGVDGTHYGYPTEKDLDYFKAKGLYLVRFPFRWERIQPTMNGELNATELAKMKKFVKAAEDRNMQILLDMHNFGRYCVYCDGQSSQNNQYAIIGNARCTVDNFCDVWEKLAKEFKDYKNIWGYDIMNEPYEMLASTPWVNIAQACINAIRTVDTKTTIIVSGDEFSSARRWKECSDNLKTLTDPSNNLIFQAHIYFDSDSSGNYDKGYDEDGATIQTGVARLKPFVDWLKENNKRGFVGEYGVPDTDGRWLDILDSALKYLQENGVNGTYWSAGPRWGDYPLSVQPTNNYTQDRPQLNTLLKYKSTQQ
- a CDS encoding glycoside hydrolase family 2 protein, yielding MRTRFITIITLLLSTPMVIAQKSMDEIDRKSFAAKPSPIEVKGTQMTETGNIPPVGNIPAEFSLDGIWQLAEGGTEKERLHTSWTDQIPARVPGSIHTALVENKIIPDPYIGQNDSIAEKQSYKTWWMKREFELNSPLSHSILSFGGIANKCTIWLNGKLLGTHEGMFGGPDFSIGKYLKNKNTLIVKLEAIPQMFLGNWPPNANESWKYTVVFNCVYGWHYAQIPSLGIWRSVQLKEQAAVDIDSPFVATRSLDGQMRLTFDLHEQSSPLKGVLYAEVSPKNFKGIKQYYRFDINSRRKQETLSLDFQIKDPHLWWPNDRGEQALYDLNLRFIPQKGKTAHVKTSFGIRTIEMRPLTDGAKEDYYNWTFVINGKPMFIKGTGWCTMDALMDFSRNKYEHLLQIAKSQHIQMLRAWGGGMPETDDFYELCDRYGILVMQEWPTAWNSHNTQPYSLLKETVERNTKRLRNHPSLVMWGAGNESDKPFGPAIDMMGRLSIELDGTRPFHRGEAWGGSQHNYNCWWDNAHLNHNLNMTAPFWGEFGIASLPHIETVHKYLDGEKEVWPPRRSGNFTHHTPIFGTMGEMGKLVQYSGYFMPKDSLASFILGSQLAQVVGVRHTLERARTLWPHTTGALYYKMNDNYPGVSWSCVDYYGIIKPIHYFVQKSFAPLAAVMLFDRSNLSSQEVSLPVYLLDDCQELDKKPYQVKVSIYNDQLDTVANHTFNGTGDENVVKKLGEIYLNREQTKSTMLFFVLDIVKNNRSIYRNYYFTNYEVRPGSILSMPQTTIKTERRGNAVILTNTGKYPAIGVHIEVPEKMDQLIVSENYIWLNPQESKKLKINLESPVIVKGWNLQ
- a CDS encoding glycoside hydrolase family 5 protein, which encodes MKKVFISAFLLLSLLTLNGCKSNQPPVKETGEPYGVNLACADFGSSFPGEYNKDYTYPTDQDLEYWHKKGLKLVRLPFKWERLQLDLKGPLNQHDLNKMKELVRAAEKRDMVVLLDLHNYCRRYMNNEHTLIGSNGLTIEDLASFWQAIAKEFSTFKNIYGYGLMNEPHDLAPGTNWFDMAQASINAIRQVDTNTLIMVGGNDWSSAERWIEQSDTLKFLKDPANNLAFEAHVYFDKDASGTYKYSYEEEGCYPEKGIDRVKPFVEWIKQNNFHGFIGEYGIPDNDPRWNETLDLFLHYLQENGINGTYWAAGPWWDTYFMAITPKEGKDRPQMPIVEKYTHTLKK
- a CDS encoding apiosidase-like domain-containing protein; this encodes MLKRLSICYVLFILCTTCVSAQEDRWTGSATNLSKGNLRVNSSGRYLEYTDGTPFLYLGDTAWELISRLNDKETERYLENRREKGFTVIQTVILDELDGINTSSNGVPQLIDGNIDQPSPEYFARVDKVISLAATKGLYIALLPTWGDKVDKQWGKGPEIFTPENAYRYGKWLGERYMNMPNLIWIIGGDRSGGGKNRSIWNALATGIKSIDQNHLMTYHPQGEHSSSYWFHDAPWLDFNMCQSGHAQQDFAIYQRILLPDLNRKPHKPCMDGEPRYENIPINFKKENGRFGEDDVRHTLYQSMFSGACGYTYGCNDIWQMFDTGRESKCDADTPWHQAMDKQGAWDLIHFRRLWEKFDFTQGKSQQSIFGNASLEKTNYPVAFGNKDYILVYLPQGGKRTIYLPSMSSPKRTLKWMNPRNGQTTFYQYTTTDTISISSPTEGKGNDWVLIIE
- a CDS encoding glycoside hydrolase family 130 protein, with the translated sequence MKSNRLEELTQHYEALITRKNEICNNNNGIYRRYHYPVLTAEHAPLIWKYDFDEKQNPFMEERIGINAVMNTGAIKINHKYYLVARVEGADRKSFFAVAESDSPVDGFRFWDYPIEMPETDVPDTNMYDMRLTAHEDGWIYGIFCAERKDTNAPAGDLSSAVAVAGIARTKDLKTWQRLPDLKSPSQQRNVVLHPEFVNGKYALYTRPQDGFIDAGNGGGIGWALIDDICHAEIKEEKIINKRFYHTIKEVKNGEGPHPIKTPQGWLHLAHGVRGCAAGLRYVLYLYMTSLEDPTQIIAEPAGYFMAPIGEERIGDVSNVLFSNGWIEDDNGKVYIYYASSDTRLHVAESTVSQLVDYCLHTPADGFRSIESVKQIITMVNHNKQYLKQ
- a CDS encoding MFS transporter produces the protein MENIKLKEKIGYGLGDAASSMFWKLFTMYLLFFYTDVVGISSAVVGTMFLITRIWDTFLDPFVGILGDRTSSRWGKFRPYLLWVAIPFGICGILTFSSFGDNMTTKIIFAYATYTLMMMVYSLINVPYASLLGVMSANPQVRTEFSSYRMTFAFGGSILVLFLIEPLVDIFSKMKITESLPDIAFGWQMAAVVFAIMASGMFLLTFLWTKERVQPIKEEKGSLKEDLKDLGKNKPWWILLCAGIMALVFNSLRDGSAVFYFKYYVDGSDTFSFSFMNSAITLITIYLVLGQAANILGIMFVPSLTKRIGKKKTYFMAMVCATILSVLFYFLPKDFIWGILCLQILISICAGIISPLLWSMYADISDYSEWKTGRRATGLIFSSSSMSQKFGWTIGGALTGWLLAYFGFKANVIQSDFAQTGICMMMSIFPAIATMLSAIFISRYPLNEKRLYEISTELEERRRKK